In Cicer arietinum cultivar CDC Frontier isolate Library 1 chromosome 7, Cicar.CDCFrontier_v2.0, whole genome shotgun sequence, the genomic window AAATCATGTGTTAGAGACTTTGAAGCTAAGCTATAAATTACAATTAGGATTTTGACAAATAACAGTTACAGTTCCCTTTTTAAATTGTAGGGCAATATGTTTTTCCGAAATTTAAACCAATCTTACAAGAATGAAAGTACACTATAGAATACTTTTTCTTCCCTATCTAACATTGTTTTTTCTGTATTGtgattttgattcaatttttattgtgtTGGTTAAATTTGCACCTTTTGGTAATATGTTACTTgttgtgtgtgtatatatatatacactttaAAGTTTAAACTTGTCAGTTCTTAGAGAATCTCTTAGGACTACTTTTATTCTTGTATATTTGACCTTTGTTAAAATCAGTAGTTATTCTGCAAGTTAATTATGTTGTTTTGTCTATTAGATGTTGAAGCTGATATATATACATGAAACAAGATTGACGAGTTCAAATCAGCGGCAAAACTAATATTCTTATGTTTATCATACTGGGTATGGAGAAGCATAGTGAGCATCATGGAAACAGATAAATTTGGAAATTGGAAGGGATATGATGTAAAAATGTTACCCTCTGAGCTTTACTTAGGCCATGGATCTAATTATGGAGTAAGACTTTCCAGTTGtggattttgaataaatttgtaTATCTAATGCATAATGTCATTCATGGAGCTGAAAAATTTGTTGTGTAGTGGACgtgaattaaaattattagaCCATTTAGACAGTAAAATTGTTTAAGGAACATTTGATTTTGTTGATAGACTAAGGAATTATTTcattataaacattaaatttcACTAAGTCAGTCTATAGTTATTTCCAACactaaatttcattttaatggTCAACCATGTTAGCAGCAAAAAGTGGTGAAAGATTAGCACCTACTACTAAGCATAATATATGGAATTCCTTCGTCAACTCCACACTTACAAGGGAAAAGAAAAACCAAATACAAAAAAATGTACAAACACTGATTTCTGCCGAAACATGCTCTagaaagttaataaaaaaaaaattaaaaaaaaaaaaaaaaaaaaaaaaaacttaaaaaaaaaaaaaaaaaaaaaaaaaaaaaaaaaaaaaaaaaaaaaaaaaaaaaaaaaaaaaaaacacttcaaTTGTATTCTAAAATgcttcattattttaaaaataagtggTTGTTATTTGTTGTTCAAATGTTATAGAATAATTAAGTTGAGTTTTgtaattggttttaaaatggcATTATTCATTGAAATCGGATGCCTCCGACAATTTCATATATCATCTCCGGGCTCTCACCtcaatcaataaattaattttatatctctAAGTGATCTATATTGTTAAATAGTGAGCATTAAAAATTTTGTTCGTTGCATGAAAATAATAGATTAAATTGTACTTTTGACCGATCTATTTTATcacagttacaaaaataatttctctattaaaaagttaatattttttgtctttctttTACATTTGTTGTAGTTTTAGTCTCAACTATAATTGACCTATAAAATAgtgattttaaattcaaaatacagTGATTCATAGACCAAATtgtaaatttgaagaaaaatataattttacgataaaaacatctttttttatattaaaagttatcatttttagtataaaaattaCATTCTGTGACCAAAACTACAACAAATCTAAAAATCAAAAGACTAaaagtttgattttaaattaagaggttattttcataaatacattaaaatagaGATCAAAAGTAcgatgaaattaaaatattaagatgAACACTTCAATACTTGAGTTTTATTGAATATGGTTCTCAACATCCTATCATTTAATGCTacgtattttttatatataattattttgaattaaattcaaattttaaattaattttaccttAGAGAACCGATATCTACCATAACTCCAAGTACCAAAGAACttaacaaaatagtaattaaaatagtaaattaattttgGCTTTGAAGTTGTGTTTTCTCCATTGAGGTACCTCTTATACCCTCTGTAATATAGTCAAATAAAtagtaaatgaaaaaaataaataaatagaagtaCGTGTATTGCATAATGCCAAATTAACAAATTGCCATTACaaggtttaaatatatgttaacaTATTCTGCATTCCAATTCCCAAAAATAGCAATTTACTAAGTTAGTTAAATCCTTTAAAGAATGTACTATTTAATTTGTCTTTATGTCTCTGTCTCTCCTTCCATTTCTCACCATCttctcattttcatccttcaaacaaacccaaaaaaaaaacagagaaaataAGGGAAGAGAAATTAAATTCCCTCTTCACAACAATCACCTTCCCCGCCGGAAACGCAGCTCATATCtcacccttttttttttcttcttttccatccccaaaaaaaagaaaactatgaacaacaacaacattacTTGCATCACAAGaaacaacagcaacaacaataaCACGACTCAAGCTTGTGCTGCATGTAAATACCAACGTAGAAAATGTGCACCTGATTGCATATTAGCACCTTATTTCCCTCATGATAAACAAAGACAATTCCTTAATGCTCATAAATTATTTGGTGTAAGTaacattaacaaaattattaaatatcttGATCCTCCTCTTAAGGATCAAGCGATGCGAACGATCATTTTTCAATCCGATATGCGTGCTAACGACCCGGTTGGTGGTTGTTACAAATACATTCAAGATCTACAAGCTCAGATTGAATATTGTAAAGCAGAACTTGATCTTGTTCATCAACAACTTGCTCTTTTTAGAGCTCAagctcaacaacaacaacaagttTATGGCGGTGATCAAGTTATTATGAATGGTGATTCATTGTTAGGTTTCTATAATCAAGGATCTATTGTTTCTGCTAATAATCCTCATTATCAATACAACATTCAACAAATGGTGCCTCAACAGGAACAGGAACAATATCTTATGATGCATGAGAGTAATAGTAGTATTCATAATTCTCCTTTGCAACAACATATTAATAGTTGGGCTATGCAAAGCTCTATTTCCCTCTCTTCTTTGTCATTGCATGGCCAGAGTAGTAATGCTAGTGATGAATATGATCATAAGCAAATTCTTGATATACCTTGTGATGAAAGAAATGAATTAGGATTCGACTCGAGAGAAATTCTTCACCACAGGTTTCTtgcttttttcttctttcttttttcaatattttctcCACATTTAATGTATGTTTGATTTTAAGTTAGGATCGACAAAATCACGGTGAGTTACCGTGATTTTGACAATTTCACCGTAAAATCAAATAATCACTTAGTAGAAAGAATAGAATTAccgataatttttttgataaaatatatgaatttggCCTTCAATTTCGATGTTTTTAATACTTAACGACAAATTAGAggcaaattttatatttttatgtttataattcaacttttttctatatatatctATGATCTCAAAATCcataattaatttaaacaaaataaatatggtTATTTTATGTTGTATATACTAGTGTATAGATAGACAGGTTAGTATTAACGTCTCCATCTATTTGTTTTGCCCTATAAAAATAATGACAGTTCTAAAtttgatgtgattatttaaaaaaatatatatttatgattgaGTATACAATAAAAGTACAAAATGAATGACAAAATTGTAAGCAAAATAGTTGTTGATATATCACGTTTTGGATCACACTGACATGCATAATATCTAACATGATAAAAGTCTTTGGCCCAAATGATATGCAGTGAtgaagcaattttgtttaagaTAGACGATGGAATGATCAAAGCAGAGGATGATTACATCCAACAAGCTCAAGTACAAGCTCAAGATCATGATCTGAAAGGTGCAGCAACATTGTTTACTCTCACAAATTGTACTAGTTGATGATCCTGCTGTTAATTAGTATAGATTGTAGAAGATACTTTCACATCCATCTTGTTGTCATTAGCCAGGATATTTCAAGGTTAAACTGAATAGATTACATTCATGTATACGATTCTATGGAACAATGCTTTTTTGACGGATCAATAAACATGTTTGGCTTTAAGATGCAGAAAGTTCCTCAAACTTTGGCTTAGCTATATGAGCATTTCAAAAGCTTTTTTGGTTTGTACTTGTTACATAAATTTTGGTACACAGGATGAATAACACCTAAAGAATAAGACATGTTTTTATCTTATCCTATTGATGATGATAACTTGAATGAgacataaatttttttcctATAACATTGTGAATCCTAGGCAGCATAATTTCAACCTCACTCCTTAAATTAGACCCTCCAAGTTTTTACTTTAGCAACTTCCTCAATAAGTAGAAAACTTGTGCATAAAACTGCTTTCATAATTTGTTAAAGCAGATTAGTAGTCCAAATCATCCATATCTGCCACCCTTTGAggaggtttatttttgtcactCAAACTTTCCACAATAGATGCCTCGGTTGTCGTCAGTAGCAACGATATACTGCATTAGGACAAAAGAAATAgtttaacatataataataataatataagataatataagcagagaaaaaaaattgcaatGTAATGATATGATTTTTACCTGGCAGCATCTACCAAAGCTGTTCTAACAACTTTAACAGGATCTATAATTCCAGCTTTCACCATATCAACATAGGTACCTGTTTTAGCAGAATAAGCATGATAATCATAAACAACCTTTTTTTACAGTATAATTTTTCGAATATTAATGAGATATCAACTATCAAGGTATCAAAAACAAGACAGCAAATGCTGCAACTGCAAACTagtaatacaaattatatattatgttaCAAACCTTTAGCAGCATCAAAACCCAAATTAAGATCATCTTGTTCCAACAATTTGCTGTGAACTAAAGTACCATCAAAACCAGCATTTGAAGCTATTGTAAATGTAGGTGCCTATGAAAAGTAATATGCATTATTAGAAAAGACGGAAAAATTGCAGGTAAAGAAGTAAAAAATAGAGAAGGGAGAGGGGTCTTCATGTGACAAAAAAGCAGTTTGCAGCAACAGCAAAACCTTGAGTGCATTTTGAATAATCTGTACTCCTCTTCTCTCGTCCTCGTTTTTAGTTTGAAGGTTGTCCAAGACTTTGCTAGCGTATAAGAGAGCAACTCCACCGCCTAAATAAAACAATTACATTCCGACTTTTAATACAcgaaaaaataatgaaatgttGTGAGCAAGAGTACGAAGCACGTCACACTTGTCTTGCTTTAACTCTCAATACTTATTATCCAATCAGAAAGGAGAAAATTGAGTTACCTGGAACAATACCCTCCTCCACAGCTGCTCTAGTGGCATTTAAAGCATCTGTCACTCTATCTTTCCTTTCCCCAACTTCTGCCTCACTAGCCCCACCAACCTGGAAATGTTTAAATCCATCTTACATGTGAGGTAATGAATACACcttaaaaatttacaaactagTGGTTTTAAGGATGAATGACAAACTTTGAAAACAGCAACACCGCCAGAGAGTTTCGATAGCCGTTCCTGTgccttttctttatcaaatgtTGCAGAACTCTTCTCCATAGCTTCTCTTAGCTACAAAATGATATTTGTTCAATAATAATCATAAAGCACAGAAATTATATGTGTTGAACTACTTCTGTCGATAAGCCACATGAAGGcaatctaaattgttcaaggtTAAACATTTCCATGATACGTAAACCCATTAAAGCGAGACAGTACAAGAAAAGTTTAGGACTtagaaaaaccaaaaaaaaatatgggaGAAAAAAATACCTGCACACATCTCTCTTCAATATGCTTCTTATCCCCACCACCATGTAGAACAATAGTGTCATCAATGGAGACAGTAATCTGTTGCACATTGAATTAGATGTTTTTGTAACACATTAGAGGAAGCAAAGAATAGTTATGTAGGTTCAAGCCACGTGCCTTTTTTGCAGTGCCAAGCATTTCGGGTCGGACTTTGTCAAGTGTCAAACCACGCTCTTGTGTGATGACCTG contains:
- the LOC101515615 gene encoding uncharacterized protein encodes the protein MNNNNITCITRNNSNNNNTTQACAACKYQRRKCAPDCILAPYFPHDKQRQFLNAHKLFGVSNINKIIKYLDPPLKDQAMRTIIFQSDMRANDPVGGCYKYIQDLQAQIEYCKAELDLVHQQLALFRAQAQQQQQVYGGDQVIMNGDSLLGFYNQGSIVSANNPHYQYNIQQMVPQQEQEQYLMMHESNSSIHNSPLQQHINSWAMQSSISLSSLSLHGQSSNASDEYDHKQILDIPCDERNELGFDSREILHHSDEAILFKIDDGMIKAEDDYIQQAQVQAQDHDLKGAATLFTLTNCTS